One genomic region from Nostoc sphaeroides encodes:
- a CDS encoding ATP-binding protein yields the protein MNLDLSTPLQLVGRSLEFQRIVEVLAQDGDLLITGVPGSGRRTLVRGAAQEVGAIVLEIDCIRATDGERFILLLTETISQNWEAAQIQDWVSNFGNEFFVFHPEGKLKSLRSLNQKQLWQAFEILLNLLQIMAIGLNKRVVLILQSFPHIRSWDRNGLWEATFRREINVQTHVSYVLVATIAQISHHPDETNYPLETIQLAPLANDVLALWAREILNIQGMKFDSRSQALQLFLEAVQGHIGDAMAIIRRLQTFSYPDGLISEAAVQQAIEGLLKDLSLVFESLLMLLPANQVHLLESLALDPTDKPQSKEYIQKHGLSRGGSLQGSLTGLQNKGLIYSAEQGYQIALPLLALWLRQRLS from the coding sequence GTGAATTTGGATTTGTCTACTCCTTTACAATTGGTTGGGCGATCGCTAGAATTTCAGCGAATTGTCGAAGTACTAGCCCAAGATGGAGATTTGCTAATTACTGGCGTACCTGGTAGTGGGCGACGAACTTTAGTGCGAGGGGCTGCTCAAGAAGTTGGTGCGATCGTCTTGGAGATAGATTGTATCCGCGCTACAGATGGAGAGCGATTTATCCTCCTGCTAACAGAGACAATTAGCCAAAACTGGGAAGCAGCACAAATTCAAGACTGGGTAAGCAACTTTGGTAATGAGTTTTTTGTCTTTCATCCAGAAGGCAAACTTAAGTCATTGCGTTCCCTAAACCAAAAGCAGTTATGGCAAGCATTTGAAATTTTGCTCAATTTGCTCCAAATTATGGCTATTGGTTTAAATAAGCGGGTAGTGCTGATTTTGCAGAGTTTTCCGCACATTCGCTCTTGGGATCGTAATGGTTTGTGGGAAGCCACATTCAGACGAGAAATCAATGTACAAACTCATGTCAGCTACGTTTTAGTAGCAACCATAGCCCAGATCAGCCATCATCCAGATGAGACAAACTATCCGCTAGAAACTATACAGTTAGCCCCCTTAGCTAATGATGTTTTGGCATTGTGGGCTAGGGAGATATTGAATATACAAGGAATGAAATTTGATTCTCGCTCCCAAGCACTGCAATTATTTTTAGAGGCTGTTCAAGGACATATTGGCGACGCAATGGCAATAATTCGCCGCCTGCAAACTTTTTCTTATCCTGATGGGTTAATTAGTGAAGCAGCAGTGCAGCAGGCAATAGAAGGATTGCTCAAAGACTTGTCTTTAGTTTTTGAATCTTTACTCATGTTATTGCCAGCCAATCAGGTGCATCTTTTAGAATCTTTGGCTTTAGATCCTACAGATAAACCACAAAGTAAAGAATATATTCAAAAACATGGTCTTTCAAGAGGTGGTAGCCTTCAGGGATCGCTGACTGGATTACAGAACAAAGGTTTAATTTATAGTGCTGAACAGGGTTATCAAATAGCGTTACCTTTATTGGCTTTGTGGTTACGGCAGAGGTTAAGCTAG
- a CDS encoding DUF362 domain-containing protein has translation MQTQKSSVSLIRATSYEREALRESLVTLLEPFGGMAAFVKKGDRVLLKPNLLTGSRPGKECITRAELVYQVAQMVIEVGGKPFLGDSPAFGSAKGVAIANGYLPILEELNLPIIDFHGQRYQTISDNFNHLRLSKEAMEADVVINLPKVKSHMQLTLTLGVKNLFGCVPGKMKAWWHMEAGKDANRFGEMLVETARAINPNLTILDGIIGHEGNGPSNGEPRQLGILAAASDIFALDRAMIEILNVPPEQVPTVAASQRLGVCPELAAIEFPHLNPDLLKIQDWRLPDKLMPIDFGMPRVIKSTFKHLYTRFIKEPMSVYGRE, from the coding sequence ATGCAGACTCAAAAATCATCTGTCAGTCTTATTCGGGCTACATCCTACGAACGAGAGGCTTTACGGGAATCCTTAGTTACGCTGCTGGAACCTTTTGGAGGAATGGCAGCCTTTGTGAAAAAAGGCGATCGCGTTTTACTTAAACCAAATCTACTTACAGGGTCGCGTCCTGGTAAAGAGTGTATCACCCGTGCCGAACTAGTTTATCAAGTCGCCCAGATGGTAATTGAGGTTGGTGGTAAGCCATTTTTGGGTGATAGTCCTGCTTTTGGTAGTGCCAAGGGCGTAGCAATAGCAAACGGCTATCTGCCGATTTTAGAAGAACTCAATCTTCCCATCATCGATTTTCATGGTCAGCGTTACCAAACCATCAGTGACAATTTTAACCATCTGCGACTGTCTAAAGAAGCAATGGAAGCAGACGTAGTGATTAACCTACCTAAAGTGAAATCACACATGCAGTTGACATTAACACTGGGCGTAAAAAACTTATTTGGTTGCGTCCCCGGCAAAATGAAAGCTTGGTGGCACATGGAAGCAGGAAAAGATGCGAACAGATTTGGTGAAATGTTAGTAGAAACTGCCAGGGCAATTAACCCTAACTTAACCATATTAGATGGCATCATCGGTCATGAAGGAAATGGCCCCAGTAATGGTGAACCTCGCCAATTGGGAATTTTAGCAGCCGCATCAGATATATTTGCCTTAGATCGGGCAATGATAGAAATCCTGAATGTTCCTCCCGAACAAGTGCCCACAGTTGCAGCTTCCCAAAGGCTAGGAGTTTGTCCAGAACTAGCTGCCATAGAGTTTCCGCATTTAAATCCTGACTTATTAAAAATACAAGATTGGCGGCTACCCGACAAGTTAATGCCCATCGATTTTGGTATGCCCCGCGTAATTAAATCTACCTTTAAGCATCTTTACACCCGATTTATCAAGGAACCAATGAGTGTTTATGGAAGGGAGTAG
- a CDS encoding inorganic diphosphatase, which translates to MDLSRIPAQPKPGLINVLIEITGGSKNKYEYDKELEAFALDRVLYSSVQYPYDYGFVPNTLADDGDPLDGMVIIDEPTFPGCVIAARPIGFLEMIDGGDRDEKILCVPDKDPRYTQVKSLNDLAPHRLDEIAEFFRSYKNLEKKVTEILGWQDVDKVAAIVEKSVKAYRG; encoded by the coding sequence GTGGACTTATCTCGTATTCCTGCCCAACCGAAACCTGGTTTAATCAACGTTCTGATTGAAATTACTGGCGGAAGTAAAAATAAATATGAATATGATAAGGAACTAGAAGCTTTTGCTCTAGACCGAGTACTTTATTCCTCGGTACAATATCCTTATGACTACGGCTTTGTACCCAATACTTTGGCTGATGATGGCGATCCCCTGGATGGTATGGTCATAATTGACGAGCCAACCTTTCCAGGCTGTGTGATTGCCGCACGACCCATTGGCTTCTTGGAGATGATTGACGGTGGCGATCGCGATGAGAAAATCCTTTGTGTTCCTGACAAAGATCCGCGCTACACTCAGGTCAAATCCCTGAATGACTTAGCACCACACCGCTTAGATGAAATTGCTGAATTTTTCCGTAGTTATAAAAATTTGGAAAAAAAGGTGACTGAAATTCTCGGTTGGCAAGATGTGGACAAGGTTGCAGCAATAGTAGAAAAATCCGTCAAAGCTTATAGAGGATAA
- the panD gene encoding aspartate 1-decarboxylase produces MQRTLLLAKIHNCTLTGANINYVGSISIDEMLLEKAGILPYEQVQVVNNANGQRFITYAIPAPAHSGIIELNGGAARLGIIGDRLIIMTYGQFTLEELKSYSPTVVIVDEKNRLLEVRRYDDLLSKV; encoded by the coding sequence ATGCAGCGCACTCTCCTTTTGGCAAAAATTCATAACTGCACCCTCACGGGGGCGAATATCAACTACGTGGGTAGTATCAGCATCGATGAGATGCTTTTGGAAAAAGCTGGCATCTTACCTTATGAGCAGGTGCAAGTAGTTAATAATGCTAATGGTCAGCGCTTTATTACTTATGCGATCCCCGCTCCAGCCCATTCAGGAATAATTGAGCTAAATGGGGGTGCGGCACGTCTAGGCATTATTGGCGATCGCTTGATTATAATGACTTACGGGCAGTTCACTCTAGAAGAGTTAAAAAGTTACTCTCCTACGGTAGTCATTGTGGACGAAAAAAACAGGCTGTTGGAAGTGCGGCGCTACGATGACCTGCTCAGTAAGGTCTAA
- a CDS encoding MBL fold metallo-hydrolase gives MSNFELSDSQSYIREKSSTLPSSPAGEFIVQFWGVRGLIPTPSSNTNRYGGNTACVEMHVAGKRLIFDGGTGLRVLGKTWQELQQPLEAHLFFSNCQSNRIQGFPFFAPAFIGENCFHIYGTAASNGASIKQCLYDQMLQPHFPYPLQVMQSELQFYNLTPESDVKLDDVTITTALINQTQRSVGYRVTWQEYSVAYITDLHQNADQVERERILQFIQGVDLLIANATYTPPTSHNHDSADLLWQAAVNAALNAGVKRLAISHHHPDDHDDFLDQVQVDVKSAFPQAIIAHEGLVLAVGDMTK, from the coding sequence ATGTCAAATTTTGAGTTGTCGGATTCCCAGAGCTACATAAGAGAAAAATCATCTACCCTGCCAAGTAGCCCAGCAGGTGAATTTATCGTGCAATTTTGGGGTGTAAGAGGTTTGATTCCCACTCCAAGTAGCAATACCAATCGTTATGGTGGTAATACCGCTTGTGTAGAAATGCATGTAGCTGGGAAACGCTTGATTTTTGATGGCGGTACTGGCTTACGTGTACTGGGTAAAACTTGGCAAGAACTGCAACAGCCATTAGAAGCCCATTTATTTTTTTCCAACTGCCAATCAAACAGAATTCAAGGGTTTCCCTTTTTTGCTCCAGCATTTATTGGGGAAAATTGCTTCCATATTTACGGCACAGCTGCATCAAATGGAGCCTCAATCAAACAATGTCTGTACGATCAGATGCTCCAGCCACACTTTCCTTACCCTTTACAGGTAATGCAGTCGGAATTGCAGTTTTACAATTTGACTCCAGAAAGTGACGTGAAGCTAGATGATGTCACCATTACAACTGCATTAATTAATCAAACTCAGAGGTCAGTTGGCTACCGAGTCACTTGGCAAGAATATAGTGTTGCTTACATCACGGATTTGCACCAGAATGCCGATCAAGTGGAGCGAGAGCGGATTTTACAGTTCATTCAAGGCGTTGACTTGCTGATTGCCAATGCTACTTACACTCCGCCTACATCTCACAACCATGATTCAGCTGATTTACTCTGGCAAGCTGCGGTGAATGCGGCTCTGAATGCTGGCGTTAAACGGCTAGCCATTTCTCATCATCACCCAGATGACCATGATGATTTTCTTGACCAGGTTCAAGTCGATGTTAAATCTGCCTTTCCTCAAGCCATAATAGCCCACGAAGGTCTAGTATTAGCCGTTGGTGATATGACTAAGTAG
- a CDS encoding peptidoglycan-binding protein produces MKLQDFLGKDEKWGFEAIAEDADLARQIQILLIGLGLLEPPADGKFGPVSVISLKKFQELTKLEENGFLGAVTAKKLIETKIDDLPKPPLKLGNDIASKIVKYMQSKDYQVFSNPKEYNIVYVEGIDADWTLNSDTPNQFNDRRIVIEVVNGVPKIVDHWEATTEPGKYYTYNPMNRKGAARIQFGQYKAWAVGTHGTAEPHEALVQVGDITVCRDFNQDFKRTGDKLDTGDDFYVNQHYGFDYSRNDIRLASAGCLVGRTREGHREFMAIIKQDRRYVANRKYTFYTAVIPGDDLLKTFPG; encoded by the coding sequence ATGAAACTACAAGATTTCTTGGGAAAAGATGAGAAATGGGGATTTGAGGCGATCGCTGAGGATGCAGACTTGGCTCGTCAGATTCAGATACTGTTAATCGGCTTAGGTTTGCTGGAACCTCCAGCCGATGGTAAATTTGGCCCTGTTTCTGTGATATCTCTCAAAAAATTTCAAGAATTAACAAAGCTTGAAGAGAATGGCTTTTTAGGAGCAGTCACAGCCAAAAAACTAATTGAAACCAAAATAGATGATCTTCCTAAACCCCCCTTAAAACTAGGCAATGACATCGCTAGTAAGATTGTAAAATATATGCAATCCAAAGATTATCAGGTATTTAGCAATCCAAAAGAATACAACATTGTTTATGTAGAGGGTATAGATGCAGACTGGACTCTCAACAGTGATACACCCAATCAATTTAACGATCGCCGCATTGTCATTGAAGTAGTAAACGGCGTTCCCAAAATCGTAGATCACTGGGAAGCTACTACAGAACCAGGGAAGTACTACACTTATAATCCGATGAATCGCAAAGGAGCAGCTAGGATTCAGTTTGGACAATACAAAGCTTGGGCTGTTGGTACTCACGGCACAGCAGAGCCTCACGAAGCATTAGTGCAAGTTGGAGATATAACTGTTTGTAGAGATTTCAACCAAGATTTTAAACGGACTGGCGACAAACTTGATACAGGTGATGATTTTTATGTGAATCAACACTACGGCTTTGATTATTCCCGGAATGATATTCGCCTTGCTAGCGCGGGTTGTTTAGTGGGACGGACTCGTGAGGGACATAGAGAGTTTATGGCGATTATTAAACAAGACCGCCGTTATGTCGCTAATCGCAAATATACTTTTTACACTGCCGTGATTCCTGGGGATGATTTACTGAAAACTTTTCCAGGATGA
- the hemJ gene encoding protoporphyrinogen oxidase HemJ, protein MAYSWFKAFHIVGFVVWFAGLFYLVRLFIYHVEANLEPEPAQTILKNQYQIMEKRLYYIITNPGMYVTIAMAIGLLTTEPDVLKEGWLHIKLLFVAILIGYHHYCARLMKKLAVDECGWSGQQLRALNEAPTVMLVAIVLLAVFKNNLPTDIAAWAIFGMIILMAVTIQLYAKKRRQDKEKLTAQIGQPQEQS, encoded by the coding sequence ATGGCTTATTCATGGTTTAAAGCCTTTCATATTGTCGGATTTGTAGTTTGGTTCGCTGGTTTGTTCTACTTAGTTCGTCTTTTTATCTATCACGTTGAAGCCAACCTTGAACCCGAACCAGCGCAAACGATACTGAAAAATCAGTATCAAATTATGGAAAAGCGTCTCTACTATATCATCACTAACCCAGGAATGTACGTGACGATCGCAATGGCTATCGGTTTATTAACCACTGAACCGGACGTTTTAAAAGAGGGTTGGTTGCATATAAAACTGCTGTTTGTGGCTATTTTAATTGGTTATCATCATTACTGCGCTCGGCTGATGAAAAAGTTAGCAGTAGATGAGTGTGGCTGGAGTGGTCAGCAATTACGTGCTCTAAATGAAGCACCCACAGTTATGTTAGTAGCGATCGTGTTGCTGGCTGTGTTTAAGAATAATCTACCTACAGATATCGCTGCTTGGGCTATTTTTGGCATGATTATTTTGATGGCAGTCACTATTCAACTTTACGCCAAAAAACGCAGGCAGGATAAAGAGAAGTTAACTGCACAAATAGGACAACCACAAGAACAAAGTTAG
- a CDS encoding alpha/beta fold hydrolase — protein sequence MSITEHKINVDSLEWFYRESLPIGRSDLAPVLLLHGLVSQSYSWRNIIPALANQGTRAIAPDWIGYGNSLKPEKRDFAYTPDAFITALEGFVKALELEHFSLVVQGFLGSVGLQYALRHPEQIANLVILNTPISTAARLPWKIKQMGLPLAGEVMTQDPLLVDRTLEGGSRYRIGDKELDIYRKPFLKSSSSGRSLLSSIRNLQLDSAMKEIESGFKEWQQPILIQWGMIDPWLPVDIAENFANSVPNTELIKLNNVGHYPQEHYHEAILEDLLPFVRRKDAH from the coding sequence GTGTCAATAACAGAACATAAAATCAATGTAGATTCACTGGAATGGTTTTATCGGGAATCTTTACCAATCGGCAGAAGTGACTTAGCGCCTGTGTTGTTGCTACACGGCTTAGTTTCACAAAGTTATAGCTGGCGTAATATTATACCTGCTTTGGCGAATCAGGGGACAAGAGCGATCGCTCCAGATTGGATTGGTTACGGCAATTCTTTAAAACCAGAAAAACGAGATTTTGCTTACACTCCTGATGCTTTTATTACAGCTTTAGAAGGATTTGTTAAAGCGCTAGAACTTGAACACTTTTCTCTAGTTGTCCAAGGATTTTTAGGTTCTGTAGGATTACAATATGCCTTGCGTCATCCAGAACAAATTGCCAATTTAGTTATTTTAAATACACCAATTTCAACTGCTGCCAGATTACCCTGGAAAATTAAACAAATGGGTTTACCTTTGGCAGGTGAGGTCATGACCCAAGACCCGCTTTTGGTTGACCGAACGCTAGAAGGTGGAAGCCGTTATCGCATAGGGGATAAGGAATTAGATATTTATCGAAAACCATTCTTGAAAAGTTCTTCATCTGGGCGGAGTCTCTTATCAAGTATTCGCAATTTACAGCTTGATTCAGCAATGAAAGAAATTGAATCTGGCTTTAAAGAATGGCAACAGCCAATTCTGATTCAATGGGGTATGATTGACCCTTGGTTACCCGTAGACATTGCCGAAAACTTTGCCAATTCCGTACCAAATACCGAATTAATAAAACTTAACAATGTCGGGCATTATCCTCAAGAACACTACCACGAAGCGATTTTAGAAGACCTTTTACCCTTTGTGCGTCGTAAAGATGCTCATTGA
- a CDS encoding NAD(P)/FAD-dependent oxidoreductase, with amino-acid sequence MNVVIIGCGVVGAAIAYQLSLVKGLKITVCDRQAPAQASTGAALGVLMGAISQKIKGKAWQMRETSIQRYETLIPELEAVTGRKIPFNRQGILSLGLEEENLAAWEKLVEVRHSQGWHLEIWDTAKLKNICPQVDCETITGAVYSPQDRQLDPTALTLALVEAAQQNGVTFKFGVAVLDAQTSPPDSSPQFCVQLETTEGKIAADWFVVAAGLGSTPLTAKLNQIIDIRPVLGQALQMHVGHPLGNPDFQPAITGNDVHIVPVGGGDYWVGATVEFPNNGHEIPPNQELLESVRKQAIAFCPELATATIRRTWSGLRPRPEGRPAPVIGKLPGFSNVLLATGHYRNGVLLAPATAYAIREMIISQGIGG; translated from the coding sequence ATGAATGTAGTTATTATCGGTTGTGGTGTGGTTGGGGCTGCGATCGCATACCAACTGAGTCTAGTAAAAGGGCTAAAAATCACAGTTTGCGATCGGCAAGCACCAGCCCAAGCTTCTACGGGCGCTGCACTTGGCGTTTTAATGGGCGCAATCAGCCAAAAAATTAAGGGCAAAGCTTGGCAGATGCGGGAAACTAGCATCCAACGCTATGAAACTTTGATTCCTGAACTAGAAGCTGTAACAGGTCGCAAAATCCCCTTTAATCGCCAGGGAATTCTCAGTCTTGGTTTGGAAGAGGAGAATTTAGCAGCATGGGAAAAACTTGTAGAAGTTCGCCACTCTCAAGGCTGGCATTTAGAAATATGGGATACGGCTAAACTCAAAAATATCTGTCCTCAAGTTGATTGCGAAACAATAACTGGCGCTGTCTATTCTCCTCAAGATCGTCAACTTGATCCAACTGCTCTCACATTAGCTTTAGTTGAGGCTGCCCAACAAAACGGTGTAACCTTCAAATTTGGTGTCGCTGTTTTGGATGCCCAAACCTCACCACCTGATTCTTCCCCCCAATTTTGCGTTCAACTTGAGACTACAGAAGGAAAAATAGCCGCAGATTGGTTTGTAGTCGCAGCAGGGTTAGGTTCAACACCACTGACAGCAAAATTAAATCAAATAATTGATATCCGCCCCGTGCTAGGGCAAGCATTGCAAATGCATGTAGGGCATCCGTTGGGTAATCCAGACTTCCAGCCAGCGATAACGGGTAACGATGTGCATATTGTTCCTGTGGGTGGTGGAGATTATTGGGTGGGTGCAACAGTGGAATTTCCCAACAATGGCCATGAGATACCGCCAAATCAAGAACTGCTGGAATCAGTTAGAAAACAAGCGATCGCATTTTGTCCAGAATTAGCCACAGCAACCATTCGCCGCACCTGGTCGGGTTTACGTCCCCGTCCTGAAGGTCGTCCAGCCCCAGTTATTGGTAAGTTACCAGGGTTTAGTAATGTCCTCCTAGCTACCGGACACTATCGCAACGGCGTTTTACTAGCACCCGCTACAGCTTATGCGATTCGTGAGATGATTATTTCTCAAGGAATAGGGGGATGA
- the psbQ gene encoding photosystem II protein PsbQ → MVRQRSIFSFFLVLLATFLISCGGPGVAVAPPTYTATQLERIQAYVPEIQAVRDRSEELTTLIKKGDWINVRNFIHGPITEAKLNLTYVTPNLLPKDQPTARQITQDFFKDLVKLDKATSAGKPQPALTSSEAAFADIDKFLNLLPKKEEG, encoded by the coding sequence ATGGTGCGTCAACGCTCGATTTTTTCATTTTTCCTAGTATTATTGGCCACATTCCTAATTAGTTGTGGCGGCCCTGGTGTTGCGGTAGCACCTCCGACTTATACAGCAACGCAACTTGAAAGAATTCAGGCTTATGTTCCTGAAATTCAGGCTGTGCGCGATCGCTCAGAAGAATTGACAACCCTGATTAAAAAAGGTGATTGGATTAATGTGCGTAATTTTATACATGGCCCGATAACGGAAGCAAAGCTGAATCTGACTTATGTAACTCCCAACCTTCTACCCAAAGACCAACCCACAGCACGTCAAATAACGCAAGATTTTTTTAAAGACCTGGTTAAACTTGATAAAGCTACTAGTGCTGGCAAACCTCAACCTGCCTTGACTAGCTCTGAAGCTGCTTTTGCAGATATTGACAAATTCCTCAATCTGCTTCCTAAGAAAGAAGAGGGTTAA
- a CDS encoding catalase, with amino-acid sequence MTEPQNLTTADGIPVSDNQNSLTAGSRGPVLIQDFHLLEKLAHFNRERIPERVVHAKGAAAHGTFTVTNDITRYSKAKLFSEIGKKTEVLLRFSTVGGEKGSADAERDPRGFAIKFYTEEGNWDIVGNNTPIFFIRDPLKFPDFIHTQKRNPQTNCKDQNAKWDFWSLSPESLHQVTILFSDRGIPKTYRNMDGFGSHTFSLINAEGDRVWCKFHFKTLQGHQTLTEEESAKIKGEDPDHATHDLFEAIAKKDYPKWRMCIQVMTEEQAAKHPDNPFDLTKVWKHSEYPLIEVGILELNRNPENYFAEVEQAAFSPSAVVPGVSFSPDKMLQARIFSYPDAQRYRLGGNYQQLPVNQPKCPVMHYQRDGFMASGNNGGSVPNYEPNSAEGTPKENPAYAEPPSHLGDVTVDRYSHREGNDDYTQAGDLYRLMTPEQQERLAKNIVGSLSQAREDIQMRQLCHFFRADVSYGSRVAEGLGISIDPSIFSHNAQPVGNW; translated from the coding sequence ATGACTGAACCCCAAAACTTGACAACTGCTGACGGTATTCCAGTTAGCGATAACCAGAACTCACTTACAGCTGGATCGCGTGGGCCTGTATTAATTCAAGATTTCCACCTCTTAGAAAAGCTGGCTCATTTCAACAGAGAACGTATTCCTGAAAGAGTTGTTCACGCTAAAGGTGCGGCGGCTCATGGTACTTTCACGGTTACCAATGACATCACCCGCTACAGTAAGGCCAAACTTTTTTCTGAAATTGGCAAAAAAACAGAAGTTCTCCTGCGCTTTTCGACAGTCGGAGGAGAAAAGGGTTCAGCAGATGCCGAGCGTGACCCTAGAGGTTTTGCCATCAAATTCTACACTGAAGAGGGCAACTGGGATATTGTAGGCAACAATACGCCTATTTTCTTCATCCGCGACCCTTTGAAGTTTCCTGATTTTATCCATACCCAAAAGCGCAATCCCCAAACCAATTGCAAAGACCAGAATGCAAAGTGGGATTTTTGGTCACTCAGTCCAGAATCGCTTCACCAGGTGACGATCCTGTTTTCAGACAGGGGAATACCCAAAACCTATCGAAACATGGACGGCTTTGGTAGCCATACTTTCAGTTTAATTAATGCTGAAGGCGATCGCGTTTGGTGTAAATTTCACTTTAAGACTCTGCAAGGGCATCAAACCTTGACGGAGGAAGAATCGGCTAAGATTAAGGGCGAAGATCCCGATCATGCGACTCACGATCTGTTTGAAGCGATCGCTAAAAAAGACTATCCTAAGTGGCGGATGTGTATTCAGGTGATGACTGAGGAGCAAGCGGCAAAACATCCAGATAATCCTTTTGACTTGACCAAAGTTTGGAAGCACTCAGAATATCCTTTAATTGAAGTCGGGATATTAGAGCTAAATCGGAACCCTGAGAATTATTTTGCCGAAGTAGAGCAAGCTGCTTTTAGCCCTAGTGCTGTGGTTCCGGGCGTTAGTTTCTCTCCAGATAAAATGCTGCAAGCTCGGATATTTTCTTACCCAGATGCTCAACGTTATCGCTTGGGTGGTAACTATCAGCAACTACCCGTTAACCAGCCCAAATGTCCAGTGATGCATTATCAGCGAGATGGCTTTATGGCATCGGGGAACAACGGCGGTAGCGTTCCTAACTATGAACCGAATAGTGCTGAGGGTACGCCCAAAGAAAATCCAGCTTATGCAGAACCACCTAGTCATTTGGGCGATGTCACAGTAGATCGTTACAGTCATCGTGAAGGAAACGACGATTACACCCAAGCTGGTGATCTGTATCGGTTAATGACTCCTGAACAGCAAGAGCGGCTGGCTAAAAATATTGTCGGTAGTCTAAGTCAAGCAAGAGAAGACATCCAAATGCGTCAACTTTGCCACTTCTTCCGGGCAGATGTTTCTTATGGTAGTCGTGTAGCTGAAGGGTTAGGCATTTCAATTGATCCCTCAATATTTTCTCATAATGCTCAACCTGTAGGTAACTGGTAG
- a CDS encoding alkaline phosphatase family protein, whose protein sequence is MQKTVVLNVVGLTPSLIGENTPFLSSWVAKGQVVPIATVLPAVTCSVQATYLTGKLPDEHGIVANGWYFRDECEVKFWRQSNKLVQSPKLWEIAKSIDPNFTCANLFWWYNMYSSVDYAITPRPMYPADGRKLPDIYTHPSDVRSQIQSDLGNFPLFDFWGPKTTISSSQWIANSAKWIEERYSPTLSLVYLPHLDYCLQKFGYDAKHIQADLREIDAVCGDLIEYFQARNTQVIILSEYGITPVSKAVDINRVLRENGLIAVREELGRELLDFGASIAFAVADHQIAHVYVNDPAYIPKVRSLLEATEGVAQVLDDEDKQAYHLNHPRSGELVAIAAPDAWFTYYYWLDDAKAPDFARTVDIHRKPGYDPVELFLDPQIRFPQGKIALKLLKKQLGFRYLMDVIPLDASLVRGSHGNITTSVAEGPLFITHQTHLVNEHQIEATDVCSLILKHLQQIASW, encoded by the coding sequence ATGCAGAAAACGGTTGTTCTAAATGTTGTCGGATTAACGCCCAGTTTAATAGGAGAAAACACACCATTTTTATCTTCTTGGGTTGCCAAAGGGCAAGTAGTCCCGATCGCAACAGTTTTACCTGCTGTAACTTGTTCTGTTCAAGCTACTTATTTAACAGGAAAATTGCCTGATGAACATGGAATTGTCGCTAATGGTTGGTACTTCCGCGATGAATGTGAAGTGAAATTTTGGCGACAATCTAATAAACTAGTGCAATCTCCTAAACTTTGGGAAATAGCTAAATCAATTGATCCAAACTTCACTTGTGCCAACCTTTTTTGGTGGTACAACATGTATTCTTCAGTAGATTATGCCATTACGCCGCGCCCGATGTATCCCGCAGATGGGAGAAAGTTACCTGATATTTATACCCATCCTAGTGATGTGCGATCGCAAATTCAATCTGATTTAGGAAACTTCCCTCTGTTCGATTTTTGGGGGCCAAAAACTACCATTAGTTCTAGTCAATGGATTGCCAATTCAGCAAAATGGATTGAGGAACGTTACAGCCCTACATTATCACTAGTTTATTTACCACATTTAGATTACTGTCTGCAAAAATTTGGTTATGATGCAAAACACATCCAAGCTGATTTGCGAGAAATTGATGCTGTTTGTGGCGATTTAATTGAATATTTTCAAGCACGTAATACTCAGGTAATTATTCTTTCTGAGTATGGCATTACCCCAGTTTCCAAAGCTGTAGATATCAATCGTGTATTACGGGAAAACGGTTTGATTGCTGTGCGGGAAGAATTAGGGCGAGAACTGCTAGATTTTGGTGCTAGCATTGCTTTTGCTGTTGCCGATCATCAAATTGCTCATGTCTATGTGAACGATCCGGCGTACATCCCGAAAGTGCGATCGCTTTTAGAAGCGACTGAAGGCGTAGCACAGGTATTGGATGACGAAGATAAACAAGCCTACCACCTTAATCATCCTAGATCGGGAGAGTTAGTTGCGATCGCCGCGCCTGACGCTTGGTTTACCTATTATTATTGGCTCGATGACGCAAAAGCGCCTGATTTTGCTAGAACTGTAGATATCCACCGCAAACCTGGTTACGATCCTGTAGAACTTTTCCTTGATCCGCAGATTAGATTTCCTCAAGGAAAAATTGCTCTCAAGTTACTTAAGAAACAACTGGGTTTTCGCTACTTAATGGACGTAATTCCTTTGGATGCTTCTCTAGTACGTGGCTCTCACGGTAATATCACCACTTCTGTTGCTGAAGGGCCTCTATTTATCACTCATCAAACCCATCTAGTTAATGAACATCAAATTGAGGCGACAGATGTTTGCTCGTTGATTCTCAAACACTTACAGCAGATTGCAAGTTGGTGA